The genomic DNA CTCCATAGCAATATCAATCAACTCTTTTGCCCTAGCGACTATAGTCTCTTCATTCCACGTATCAAGTGTTCTTAACATTTGGTTGAGGCGCAAAGGGCTTTCCCCGAATCCACCAACCATATCACGTTTCTCAATGAAGGGACGGTCACTGTATTCCGAATTGTACCCGGTTAGGGTAAGGTTTCCCAGGGTGTGTACCCATTTCTCCTGGACATCTTTCCAGTCTTCTCCCAGCATGGCTCGCCAAGCAGCGGACAAGTTCTCGTTTTGGGGCATGATGTGCTCGATCGTATACTCATCGACAGCCACAGCCTCTTTTCTCTGAAAGTTCTCCAAGCGTCGCAGGCAATAGCTTCGATTACGGAAGTTATACAGATCGCGAGTTTTCAAGTCCCGTCGAAATTCCTCGTCAGTAGGAAACCGTCTATAAGAGGGAAGCATAAGGAAGTGTGCTTTTACACTCTCGAGATACCGTGTCTTATCGATTCCCCTGAGGAAGGATGCGAAGGTCTTGTTCATCGAATTGGTTGGTATCGCACAAATTGCTCGACGGAATACGTAGCTTTCCACTAATCGCACTGCGGTAAGAAAATCCTCTTTCGTCAACTTGCCTCCAACATAATCATCGTATAGCTCCAACAAAAAAGGATAGGCAACATCAACTTTCAATTCCCGTATATGACTGAACGTCTGGCGTAATTCAAGATCTGTCTCTTTCCCAAAGGCTATTGAGCAGTAATATTCTGCAAAGGTACGAATATCCTTGAGCAAAGGCTCCAGTCCAACTTGTATTACTTGGGAATGGGCATAACGTTTAAAAGCGTCATATACACCTCTAACCTTGGGAATCTCACCTGTTCGTACGGTGAGGTAGTGTCGGATAAAGCCATCAAAGTGCTCAGCATATGCTTCTTGCCCGAAATCTAGTTCCATGCGTCGCCAATAGTTATTATACATAACTGCTTGGAGTTCGGGTTCTAAATCCATGAGCACATAATTACGAATAAGGTCAGCTTGGGTTAGTTCCTTCCCTGTAGAGTTTAGGCTTTCGAAAATGAGTTGCGGCTTGTCTTGAGTTCGGTCCAATGAGATATCCACTATAACGAGCTTGGCCAACCCTTTACACACTGTTGTAAGATTGTCCCTTTCTCTATCGAGTTTCTGATTGAAGAAGTCGAAGCATTCCTTTATTCGCTTTGAGTAATTCCGCGGAAAAGGTTGTTGTTCCACTAAGGCTACCAGTGATTCTCGATCAGTCTCGCCCAAAAGGAGTTTGAATCGACGCTCACCTGATTCATAGGGGTTGAGCAGGTAGTAATTGCGAAGCTTAACAGCCGAAAAGCCGTCAACCGGTTCATTATCACCAAGGACTCGTGCAAGAGCTTCAATCAGGATAGAGACAGTGGTTAACCTCTGTTGACCATCGATAACTAACAGGGGATCCTGGTTTGACACTTGGTATAGCCCCCTTTCCACATAAACAATAGAGCCCAAGAAGTGCGCCATGGTGGCGTCGTCTTCGCCAGACTGCAGAACATCGTCCCAGAGCCTCTGACACTCCCGAGTCGTCCAGCTGTAAGCTCGTTGATAGATGGGGATAACGAATTGGGGAGACTTTTTTATAAAGTCCAGTAGTCTTGCTTCACTTGCTTTCATGTTCAGCACCTCT from Limnochordia bacterium includes the following:
- a CDS encoding DUF262 domain-containing protein — its product is MKASEARLLDFIKKSPQFVIPIYQRAYSWTTRECQRLWDDVLQSGEDDATMAHFLGSIVYVERGLYQVSNQDPLLVIDGQQRLTTVSILIEALARVLGDNEPVDGFSAVKLRNYYLLNPYESGERRFKLLLGETDRESLVALVEQQPFPRNYSKRIKECFDFFNQKLDRERDNLTTVCKGLAKLVIVDISLDRTQDKPQLIFESLNSTGKELTQADLIRNYVLMDLEPELQAVMYNNYWRRMELDFGQEAYAEHFDGFIRHYLTVRTGEIPKVRGVYDAFKRYAHSQVIQVGLEPLLKDIRTFAEYYCSIAFGKETDLELRQTFSHIRELKVDVAYPFLLELYDDYVGGKLTKEDFLTAVRLVESYVFRRAICAIPTNSMNKTFASFLRGIDKTRYLESVKAHFLMLPSYRRFPTDEEFRRDLKTRDLYNFRNRSYCLRRLENFQRKEAVAVDEYTIEHIMPQNENLSAAWRAMLGEDWKDVQEKWVHTLGNLTLTGYNSEYSDRPFIEKRDMVGGFGESPLRLNQMLRTLDTWNEETIVARAKELIDIAMEVWPAPQLSPGVLELYRPQPRPNEYSIRNHPSIDTGPMAEVFQALRKEIFALNPCVTEEYLKLYVAYKAETNFVDVIPQRKRPRLTLNMPYSEINDPKGICRNVTGLGRWGNGDVEVVLTSLEELPYIMGLIRQSLERQMGNEGY